In Streptomyces sp. NBC_00414, a single window of DNA contains:
- a CDS encoding PaaI family thioesterase, with translation MSITPPITTDTIHHLVPFARYLGVTFSTIEPDRVVARLSESGDLATIGGGVHGGALMALADISAAVVAVLASGDPTAAPATMQSSTNFLRPVHGAATAEARIARLGRSTVVDVELTDPAGELCALVRQIVTVRPG, from the coding sequence ATGAGCATCACGCCGCCCATCACCACCGATACCATCCACCACCTCGTGCCCTTCGCCCGGTACCTGGGCGTCACCTTCTCAACGATCGAACCCGACCGCGTCGTCGCCCGCCTATCCGAGAGCGGCGACCTCGCCACGATCGGCGGCGGTGTGCACGGCGGCGCGCTGATGGCGCTTGCCGACATCAGCGCCGCCGTTGTGGCCGTCCTCGCGAGCGGTGATCCCACCGCTGCTCCCGCCACTATGCAGTCCTCGACCAACTTCCTTCGGCCCGTCCACGGCGCCGCAACGGCTGAAGCCCGTATTGCTCGCCTCGGAAGATCGACGGTCGTCGACGTGGAGCTGACCGACCCGGCTGGTGAGCTCTGCGCACTGGTGCGGCAGATCGTCACCGTCCGGCCCGGATGA
- a CDS encoding DUF6196 family protein, with protein MLIHATGVYLLPRLDEHVLAVIRDDECWSALRPDDGSDKGRERFGLLSFHFPPGLDNSGFVGWLATELKKRLGTGLFVVCGSNSDHGGIYDYWGCPVDLLDDVAGVIRELADHPTATPS; from the coding sequence ATGTTGATTCACGCAACGGGCGTGTACCTGCTGCCCCGCTTGGATGAGCACGTCCTCGCGGTCATCCGCGACGACGAATGCTGGAGCGCCCTTCGCCCGGACGACGGGAGTGACAAGGGGAGAGAACGATTCGGTCTGCTGTCCTTCCACTTCCCACCCGGCCTCGACAACAGCGGCTTCGTCGGCTGGCTCGCCACCGAGTTGAAGAAGCGTCTGGGGACCGGACTGTTCGTCGTGTGCGGCAGCAACAGTGATCACGGTGGGATCTACGACTACTGGGGCTGCCCCGTCGATCTGCTGGACGATGTCGCCGGCGTCATCCGAGAGCTCGCCGACCACCCCACAGCGACCCCGTCATGA
- a CDS encoding dihydrofolate reductase family protein → MSELLVDFITSLDGYASGEGWPGFWGLEGPEYLAWLGGQPEAAYLMGANTYRLMSGFAAGEVPHGQDEFRPEEEASVDELTQASKVVFSSSLKEPLAWANSTLVRDDAVEAVRVMKSSGSGLLTTIGSLSLCRSLLRAGLVDRFRVVMFPVITGATGEERIYDGYPDVALEMIEHRTFDGRIQLVEYKPRVLDHPPLGVPA, encoded by the coding sequence ATGTCGGAGCTTCTCGTCGACTTCATCACCTCCCTCGACGGCTATGCATCGGGAGAGGGGTGGCCCGGGTTCTGGGGCCTTGAGGGCCCGGAGTACCTCGCATGGCTCGGCGGGCAGCCCGAGGCCGCCTATCTGATGGGAGCGAACACCTACCGCCTGATGTCGGGCTTCGCCGCAGGCGAGGTCCCCCATGGCCAAGACGAGTTCAGGCCTGAAGAGGAGGCGTCCGTCGACGAGCTCACGCAGGCTTCCAAGGTGGTGTTCTCCTCCTCTCTCAAGGAGCCACTGGCGTGGGCCAACTCCACGCTCGTCCGCGACGACGCTGTCGAGGCGGTCCGCGTCATGAAGTCGAGTGGCTCAGGGCTCCTCACCACGATCGGCAGCCTCAGCCTGTGCCGGTCCCTGCTACGAGCCGGACTCGTCGACCGTTTTCGGGTCGTGATGTTCCCGGTGATCACCGGGGCCACCGGCGAAGAACGCATCTACGACGGTTATCCGGACGTTGCCCTCGAGATGATCGAGCACCGCACCTTCGACGGCCGCATCCAGCTGGTCGAGTACAAGCCCCGCGTGCTCGATCACCCGCCGCTCGGCGTCCCTGCTTGA
- a CDS encoding TetR/AcrR family transcriptional regulator: protein MKSTERHHPAASSRERLVEATRELLWEQGYTSTTPAEIRARAGVGQGSMYHHFPTKADVAAEAMLRNSAELERAMDDYLKQTPSPAGSVKSYLSKPRDGQKGCRFGRMTLDNAVLENERLRGPVADSLAWYRRRIEHLLIDGQARGELRDDFSAEAVAATIIAIVQGAHVLARADRSQAAFDRVIEGGLTLLAGLERRA, encoded by the coding sequence GTGAAGAGCACGGAACGCCACCACCCGGCTGCCAGCTCACGAGAGCGTCTCGTCGAGGCCACCCGGGAGCTGCTGTGGGAGCAGGGCTACACATCGACCACCCCTGCGGAGATCCGAGCGCGCGCGGGCGTCGGACAGGGAAGCATGTACCACCACTTCCCGACCAAGGCCGACGTCGCGGCCGAAGCGATGCTCCGCAACAGTGCCGAACTCGAGCGTGCAATGGACGACTACCTGAAGCAGACGCCATCACCAGCTGGAAGCGTCAAGAGCTATCTGAGCAAGCCGCGCGACGGCCAGAAAGGCTGCCGGTTCGGGCGGATGACCCTTGACAACGCCGTGCTGGAGAACGAGCGGCTGCGGGGGCCGGTGGCGGACAGCCTGGCCTGGTATCGCCGACGCATCGAACATCTGCTGATCGACGGGCAAGCGCGAGGGGAGCTGCGAGACGACTTCTCCGCCGAGGCCGTTGCTGCCACGATCATTGCCATCGTGCAAGGAGCGCACGTTCTTGCTCGCGCAGACCGGAGCCAGGCAGCGTTCGACCGTGTGATCGAAGGTGGGCTCACGCTGCTGGCAGGACTGGAACGCCGAGCTTGA
- a CDS encoding helicase associated domain-containing protein, with protein sequence MPAVGPALSPWGGRLLTAVECEDCGHVIRRGTLESTAGQLVHPEPVRLGAFLDSTRRRTATLSPERRAQLHELGMRW encoded by the coding sequence ATGCCAGCTGTGGGGCCGGCCCTGTCGCCGTGGGGCGGGCGGCTGCTGACCGCGGTCGAATGCGAGGACTGCGGTCACGTCATCCGGCGCGGCACGCTTGAGAGCACGGCAGGCCAGCTGGTACATCCAGAACCGGTGCGGCTCGGGGCGTTCCTCGACAGCACCCGCCGCCGGACCGCCACGCTCAGCCCCGAACGCCGTGCGCAACTCCATGAGTTGGGGATGCGCTGGTAG
- a CDS encoding DUF4287 domain-containing protein, giving the protein MTEPVKGPASYFPSIEKKYGRPIAEWKNLIRTSPLSKHMELVRWLKTEHGLGHGHANALVAHTLAETDRA; this is encoded by the coding sequence ATGACTGAACCTGTGAAGGGCCCGGCCAGCTACTTTCCGTCGATCGAGAAGAAGTACGGCCGGCCCATAGCCGAATGGAAGAACCTGATCCGTACATCACCCCTGTCCAAGCACATGGAGCTGGTCAGGTGGCTCAAGACCGAACACGGCCTGGGACACGGCCACGCCAATGCGCTTGTCGCCCACACCCTCGCGGAGACCGACAGAGCGTAG